In Pecten maximus chromosome 10, xPecMax1.1, whole genome shotgun sequence, one genomic interval encodes:
- the LOC117335942 gene encoding RAD51-associated protein 1-like, producing MSDRRSGRSSKKVNYAAFSTGDDDDFDEDFKDVTPPPAKKAKTSKVKTSNKENNLKKQAIKNNEESSKRKPPADRYFDRELQLALEMSIHESQESTEGKDTPPPLSNEATEPFSITASVEAMEGLNKLTVEATPPVLQPITEDLPNPEVVVLDEEEPKKVSTAKSSVGNGKVFDDNIEVIGSVSEDEPKTRRRATTKKPVVDSDSESTFDPDEANDVSEESDDDYEEDNDSDFEGFSKKKTAKGKKQKTTKKQATPKSKSTTKSKTKTAPKSVAPRSKVTAVRKSVSPSVGQTMSSPVGRSLVRSTPKWTPPGSASNGKSSLGGAGIRSPGSSLGGAGTKSPSVSLGVGRIKSPSTSLGGVNIKSPLSGLRLGLSRHQSVKPLHSGFKVQH from the exons ATGTCAGACAGGAGATCTGGAAg atCTTCTAAAAAGGTCAACTATGCTGCTTTTAGCACAggagatgatgatgattttgatg AAGACTTCAAAGATGTCACCCCACCTCCAGCCAAGAAAGCCAAAACATCTAAGGTGAAAACatcaaacaaagaaaataatttgaagaAACAGGCAATAAAAAACAATGAGGAGTCCAGTAAGAG GAAACCTCCTGCTGATCGGTACTTTGATAGGGAGCTACAGCTGGCCCTTGAAATGTCCATACATGAATCCCAAGAGTCAACAGAAGGGAAGGATACACCCCCTCCACTCTCCAATGAAGCTACTGAGCCTTTCAGTATAACAGCAAGTGTTGAGGCTATGGAGGGACTAAACAAACTCACTGTAGAGGCCACACCCCCTGTCCTACAGCCAATCACAGAAG ATCTACCAAATCCTGAGGTGGTAGTTTTGGATGAAGAGGAACCTAAAAAAGTGTCTACAGCTAAATCATCGGTGGGCAATG GCAAGGTGTTTGATGACAACATTGAAGTGATAGGCTCCGTGTCTGAAGACGAACCCAAGACAAGACGTAGGGCCACAACCAAAAAACCTGTGGTCGACAGCGATAGTG aaagtaCATTTGACCCAGATGAAGCTAATGATGTGAGTGAAGAAAGTGATGATGATTATGAGGAGGACAATGATAGTGATTTTGAAGGATTCAGTAAAAAGAAAACAGCAAAAGGAAAGAAACAGAAAACGACTAAGAAACAAGCAACACCGAAATCAAAATCTACAACTAAATCAAAGACCAAAA CAGCCCCTAAATCTGTTGCCCCCAGAAGTAAAGTGACGGCTGTGAGGAAGTCTGTTTCTCCATCAGTTGGTCAGACCATGTCCAGTCCAGTTGGCCGGAGTTTGGTGAGAAGTACTCCCAAGTGGACGCCTCCTG GCAGTGCAAGCAATGGAAAATCATCACTAGGTGGCGCTGGTATCAGATCTCCAGGTTCTTCACTAGGTGGCGCTGGTACAAAGTCTCCAAGTGTCTCTCTAGGCGTGGGAAGGATAAAATCACCGTCAACCTCACTAGGTGGCGTTAATATCAAATCTCCACTATCGGGATTACGACTAGGACTCTCGCGGCATCAGAGTGTAAAACCTCTTCATTCAGGGTTCAAAGTTCAACACTGA